Below is a genomic region from Hylemonella gracilis.
GCCCATCGGCTACCACGGACGCAGCAGCAGCATCGGCGTGTCAGGCCAGCAGTTCCGCCGTCCCAGGGGCCAGTTGATGGCGCCCGGCGCCGACCCCGCCACGGCCAGCCCCACGCTCGCGCCCACGCAGCGGCTGGACATCGAGCTGGAACTCGGCATCTTCATCGGCCAGGGCAATGCGCTCGGTGAACCGGTACCCCTGGTCGACGCCGAGGACCACGTGTTCGGCCTGTGTCTGCTCAATGACTGGTCAGCTCGGGACATGCAGGCCTGGGAATACCAGCCGCTCGGCCCCTTCCTCGCCAAGAACTTCGCCACCACGATCTCGCCCTGGATCGTCACGCTGGAAGCTCTGGCCCCCTACCGCACGGCCTTCACGCGCCCGGCGAGCGACCCACAGCCCCTGCCCTACCTGGACAGCGCCGCCAACCGCGAAGCTGGCGCCTTCGACATCCAGTTGGAAGTGCTGATCCAGACCGGCCGCATGCGCCAGGCCGGCCAGCCGGCCCACCGTATCGTGCGCACCAGCTACCGCCACGCCTACTGGACCTTGGCGCAACTGGTCACCCACCACACGGTGGGGGGCTGCAATCTGCAGCCTGGCGACCTGTTCGGCAGTGGCACCCTGTCCGGCCCCACGCCCGAGGAAGCCGGCGCGCTGCTGGAGCTGACCCGGGGCGGCAAGCAGCCGCTGAGCCTGCCCGATGGCGAACAGCGCACCTTCCTCCATGACGGAGACAGCGTGACGCTGCATGGTTATTGTGAGAAAGCGGGCGCGGCGCGCATCGGCTTCGGGGATTGCACGGGCACGGTGCTGCCCGCGAAGGCCTGAGCACAGGCACCGTGGCCAAACCGGCCCCAGCCTGGTGAGCGCCCCCCGCTCAGGCGAACAAGGCCTGCACGTCGATGCTCGAGCGTCGCCCCACCTGGGCGGCGTTGTCACGCAGCCAGTCCCGCGCGTGCTCGCGCCCCTGCGCATGCAGGTATTGCAGAAAAGGGGCGTAAGGCAGCATCTTGCTTTCGCTGCGCGCCAGGCTTTCGAGTTCGCTGCCACCAATCATGTGGAAACGCATGGCGCGCAGGCGACGTTCCAGCTTGGTGTTGAACAACGAGTAGGACGGCAGCGAGGCGAACATGCGCATCTCGCGCATGAAATGGGTGTTGAAGCCCAGTTCGGCAATGCGCGTCTCGATCTCCGCCGCGCTCTGGGGCATGCGGCTGCGGCGCAGGGGGTTGAGCAGCACCAGCAGCACGTCGCTGCTGCGGCAGGCTTGGAACAGTGGGTAGACCGCCGGATTCGCGCTGTAGCCGCCGTCCCAGTAGGGTTCACCTTCAATCACCACCGTGCGGTGGATGCGTGGCAGGCAAGCCGAAGCCAGCAGCACATCCACGTTCAGTTCGTGTTCGCGGAAGACGCGCAGCCGCGCGGTGTTGACCTGGGTCGCGCCGATGAAGAGCTTGAAGGGCGATTGCCGGCGCAGCGCCTCGAAGTCGATCTGCGCAACCAGCAGGTCGCGCAGGGGGTTGAGGTCGAAGGGGTTGATCTGAGCCGGTGAAAACTGGCTGGCCCAGCTGGCCAGCAGACGCCCGGCCGAGCCCAGGCTGACAGCGCCCTGCCCAGGGCTGACCAGGCCAAAACCCAGCGGGTCCACCGTGTGGGCCGGCATTTTCTGGCCCAGTGCAGTCCAGAAGTCAGTCAGCGCCCGGCGCGCGCCCGCGCGGCCCCCGATGCCCTCGGCCTCGCCCTTGAGCCAGCCATCGGCCAGCACCACGGCGTTCACCGCGCCCGCGCTGCTGCCGGACAGTCCCTCGAACTCCAGACCCGACCTGGGTGCATCTGCCGCGGTGTCGGGCCATGGAGACGCCCCTTCCGCCAGCAACGCATCAAGCACACCCCAGGTGTAGGCGCCGTGGGCGCCACCGCCTTGCAGGGCCAGATTCAGGGGGACGGCATGGGTCATGCGGCGCAGTATGGCCCATCCGCCCCCGAGCGCAGGGTTTTGTCATACCCGCTTACGCCTCGGGACGCTCGCGAGCGTCCCGAGGCCGGTCATGGGACCCTTCTTGCAAAAAGGCATGCAACACATATAATAAGCATTGCTTACTAATAATCCCCCTGGATACACGCTCATGGCCCGTTCGCAGGACACCCTCGGTTTTTTGCTGGCAGACGTCATGCGTCAGATGCGTCGCATCTACGCGCAGCGCCTGCAAGGCACGTCCATGACCCTGGCCCAGGCCAAGGTGCTGCTCAACGTGGAGCGCCATCCCGGCGTCCGCCAGGTGGATCTGGCCGAGCTACTGGACATCCAGCCCATCACGCTGGCCCGTCTGATTGATCAGCTCAGCCAGTCCGGCCTGGTGGAGCGCCGCGCCGACCCCCAGGACCGGCGCGCCTACCAGTTGCATCTGCTGCCCGGGGCCACGCCCATCTTGAACACCATCGCGGAAACGGCCGCTGGTGTGCATGCCGAGGCGCTGCAAGGCGTGCCGGCCGCGCAAGCCGCGACCCTGATGACCGTGCTACGCACCGTGCGCGACAACCTCGGCCAGCGCTGACGCCGTCCACCAGTTCCATCCGTCGCCCCCCTTTCTTTCCTTGCCCACAGTTTTCTTTCCTCAAGGTTCACAGCAATGAGTACCGCCACCCCCCTTCCCCCCACTCCCAATGGCGCCCGCCGCCGTCAGCGCCGCTTGCTGCTGATCGCCGTGCCCACCCTGGCCCTGCTGCTCATCGGCGGCCTTTATCTGCACGGCGGCCGCATGGTGGCAACCGACAATGCCTACGTCAAGGCCGACAAGGTGCCCGTGAGCGCCGAAGTGCAAGGCACCGTGCGGCAGGTGCTGGTTCAGGAAAACGAAACCGTCACCGCCGGACAGCCTCTGTTCCGCGTCGATGACGCGCCCTACCAGGTGGCCGTAGCGGGCGCCGAAGCCAGATTGGCCCAGGTGCGCAACGAGCTGGCGGCCACGCGCGCCGCCTTCCGCGAAAAGCAGGCCGAGATCGCGCTGGCGCGTTCGCGCCACCAGTCCGCCTTGCGTGAACAGAAGCGCCAGGCTGACCTGG
It encodes:
- the fahA gene encoding fumarylacetoacetase — encoded protein: MTRTRPPQLNETHDPALRSWVVSANPSPAVEATDTAPAQAATVSDFPLQNLPYAIFRRSHTDARFRAGVAIGDQVLDLAAHAVHQALKLDAGTAAALMLSREDAALNALMALGPAAWSALRLALSRGLRAEAPHAVQAVLQAHLTPQAEVEYALPAHIGDYTDFYTSIHHATNVGRLFRPDNPLLPNYKWVPIGYHGRSSSIGVSGQQFRRPRGQLMAPGADPATASPTLAPTQRLDIELELGIFIGQGNALGEPVPLVDAEDHVFGLCLLNDWSARDMQAWEYQPLGPFLAKNFATTISPWIVTLEALAPYRTAFTRPASDPQPLPYLDSAANREAGAFDIQLEVLIQTGRMRQAGQPAHRIVRTSYRHAYWTLAQLVTHHTVGGCNLQPGDLFGSGTLSGPTPEEAGALLELTRGGKQPLSLPDGEQRTFLHDGDSVTLHGYCEKAGAARIGFGDCTGTVLPAKA
- a CDS encoding patatin-like phospholipase family protein, which encodes MTHAVPLNLALQGGGAHGAYTWGVLDALLAEGASPWPDTAADAPRSGLEFEGLSGSSAGAVNAVVLADGWLKGEAEGIGGRAGARRALTDFWTALGQKMPAHTVDPLGFGLVSPGQGAVSLGSAGRLLASWASQFSPAQINPFDLNPLRDLLVAQIDFEALRRQSPFKLFIGATQVNTARLRVFREHELNVDVLLASACLPRIHRTVVIEGEPYWDGGYSANPAVYPLFQACRSSDVLLVLLNPLRRSRMPQSAAEIETRIAELGFNTHFMREMRMFASLPSYSLFNTKLERRLRAMRFHMIGGSELESLARSESKMLPYAPFLQYLHAQGREHARDWLRDNAAQVGRRSSIDVQALFA
- a CDS encoding MarR family winged helix-turn-helix transcriptional regulator — its product is MARSQDTLGFLLADVMRQMRRIYAQRLQGTSMTLAQAKVLLNVERHPGVRQVDLAELLDIQPITLARLIDQLSQSGLVERRADPQDRRAYQLHLLPGATPILNTIAETAAGVHAEALQGVPAAQAATLMTVLRTVRDNLGQR